In Flavobacterium sp. N1736, the following are encoded in one genomic region:
- a CDS encoding NUDIX hydrolase, translating to MLNSYSSADKVLLAVDCIIFGFDHEGLKILLIQRDFEPEKGKWSLIGGFLKRDEVLDNAAIRILKTYTGLNDIYMEQLYAYSEIDRDPVERTISVSYYALINIENHNTELIQNYNAQWFSIAEAPHLIFDHNEMVDYAIRRLRYRTSIKPIGFELLPEKFTMRQLLELYEAILSKELDKRNFISKINSLEILNKLDEKDMQSSRKGSYLYTFNKEKYEEKLLNDFILNL from the coding sequence ATGCTAAACAGTTATAGCTCTGCCGATAAGGTTTTATTAGCAGTAGATTGTATCATTTTTGGATTTGACCACGAGGGGTTAAAAATCCTTCTCATTCAAAGAGACTTTGAACCTGAAAAGGGAAAATGGTCTTTAATTGGCGGGTTTTTAAAGCGCGATGAAGTATTAGACAATGCTGCCATTAGAATTTTGAAAACGTATACGGGTTTGAATGATATATATATGGAGCAATTATATGCTTACAGTGAAATCGATCGTGACCCGGTAGAAAGAACAATTTCGGTTTCTTATTATGCATTGATTAATATTGAAAATCATAATACTGAATTGATTCAAAATTATAATGCGCAATGGTTTAGTATTGCCGAAGCGCCGCATTTAATTTTTGACCATAACGAAATGGTTGATTACGCCATTAGAAGATTACGTTACAGAACTTCGATAAAACCAATTGGGTTTGAATTGCTGCCGGAAAAATTCACAATGCGTCAATTACTGGAATTATATGAAGCTATTTTGAGCAAAGAATTAGACAAACGAAATTTTATCAGTAAAATTAATTCTCTGGAAATTCTAAATAAGTTAGATGAAAAAGATATGCAGTCTTCCAGAAAAGGATCTTATTTATATACGTTCAACAAAGAAAAATACGAAGAAAAGTTATTGAACGATTTTATTCTGAATTTATAA
- a CDS encoding alpha-N-arabinofuranosidase, which produces MKKPFFILFAILCIQTMSAQKDPTVITIKDDVSSPIINKNIYGHFAEHLGRCIYGGFFVGDTSKIPNTNGVRNDVIKALKDLKIPNLRWPGGCFADTYHWKDGIGPKEQRPTIVNQWWGGVTEDNSFGTHDFLNLCEVLGAEPYLSGNVGSGTVQEFADWMQYANFGGKSPMSDLRKKNGRTEPWKVKFWGIGNEAWGCGGNMTAEYYAGEYRKFATFMTDWNNSGGINRIASGANSSDYNWTEVLMKNIPLKMLGGIGVHHYSVIDWNKKGDAVNFSEEEYFKTMKQALKMEELVTKHAAVMDKYDPEKKVAMVVDEWGGWYDVEKGTNPGFLYQQNTIRDAVLAGATLNIFNNHADRVRMANLAQCVNVLQAVILTDKTKMILTPTYYVMQMYNVHQDAKLLPLSFNSPLYTFKDQTIPAVSASASKDKNGAIHISLVNIDAKNKHTIEIDTKDLGVKNFTANIITSSKLQDYNSFENPNKISPVAFKYFENKKGKLEINIPPFSVLVLEGK; this is translated from the coding sequence ATGAAAAAACCATTTTTTATATTGTTTGCTATACTATGTATACAAACAATGTCAGCACAAAAAGATCCCACAGTTATAACAATAAAAGACGATGTTTCGTCGCCTATTATCAACAAAAATATTTACGGACATTTTGCAGAGCACTTAGGACGATGTATTTACGGCGGATTTTTTGTTGGCGATACCTCAAAAATTCCAAATACAAACGGAGTGCGAAATGATGTTATTAAAGCACTGAAAGATTTAAAAATTCCAAATTTAAGATGGCCCGGCGGATGTTTTGCAGATACCTATCATTGGAAAGACGGAATTGGACCAAAAGAACAAAGACCAACAATTGTAAACCAATGGTGGGGCGGCGTAACAGAAGATAACAGTTTTGGCACGCACGACTTTTTAAATCTTTGTGAAGTGCTTGGCGCCGAACCTTATTTATCCGGAAATGTGGGAAGCGGAACCGTTCAGGAATTTGCAGATTGGATGCAGTATGCCAATTTTGGAGGTAAAAGCCCTATGAGCGATTTGCGAAAAAAGAACGGAAGAACAGAGCCGTGGAAAGTTAAATTTTGGGGAATTGGAAATGAAGCCTGGGGCTGCGGAGGAAATATGACGGCAGAATATTACGCAGGCGAATATAGAAAGTTTGCCACTTTTATGACGGACTGGAATAATAGCGGCGGCATTAATCGTATTGCATCAGGAGCAAATAGCAGCGATTATAACTGGACAGAAGTTTTAATGAAAAACATTCCGTTAAAAATGCTGGGTGGTATTGGCGTACATCATTATTCTGTAATTGACTGGAATAAAAAAGGTGATGCTGTTAATTTTTCTGAAGAAGAATATTTTAAAACCATGAAGCAGGCTTTAAAAATGGAAGAATTAGTAACAAAACATGCCGCTGTAATGGACAAATACGATCCGGAGAAAAAAGTTGCGATGGTTGTAGACGAATGGGGCGGCTGGTATGATGTAGAAAAAGGAACAAATCCGGGATTTTTATATCAGCAAAATACAATACGAGATGCCGTTTTGGCCGGAGCAACACTAAACATTTTCAACAATCACGCTGATAGAGTTCGAATGGCAAATTTAGCGCAATGTGTAAACGTGCTTCAGGCTGTAATACTTACAGATAAAACAAAAATGATTTTAACGCCAACGTATTATGTCATGCAAATGTACAACGTGCATCAGGATGCAAAATTATTACCGTTGAGTTTTAATTCGCCATTATATACGTTTAAAGATCAAACAATTCCGGCAGTTTCTGCATCGGCATCAAAAGATAAAAATGGTGCAATTCATATTTCGCTGGTAAATATTGACGCAAAAAACAAACACACAATTGAGATTGATACAAAAGATTTAGGTGTTAAAAATTTCACGGCAAATATCATTACTTCATCAAAATTGCAAGATTATAATTCTTTTGAAAATCCAAATAAAATTAGTCCTGTAGCTTTTAAATATTTTGAGAATAAGAAAGGAAAATTAGAAATCAATATACCTCCTTTTTCTGTTTTGGTTTTAGAAGGAAAGTAA
- a CDS encoding ribulokinase, producing the protein MKKYVIGLDYGTDSVRAVLIDTENGQELASNVSHYKRWKNKQYCDASINQFRQHPLDHIEGLESTIQNVIKESKVDASQVRGICIDTTGSSPVPVTKDGIPLALTKGFEENPNAMMVLWKDHTAINEANEINELAVSWGGENVTKYVGGIYSSEWFWAKILHIAREDEAVRNAAHTWMEHCDLMTYLLIEDKDLKSFKRSRCAAGHKAMWHEDWNGLPPTEFLEKLHPYLATLRGNLYDETYTSDLVAGKLSQEWADRLGLSTETVVAVGTFDAHSGAVGAKIGENTLVRVMGTSTCDILVGSYDEVGTKTIRGICGQVDGSVIPGYIGLEAGQSAFGDLLAWYKELLLWPTDHLLTSSTVLNDAQKEQLREEFSDKLIVELTKEAEKIPVSDSLPIALDWINGRRTPDANQELKSAISNLSLGTKAPHIFKALVNAICFGAKKIVDRFEEEGVKIDSVIGIGGVARKSPFIMQTLANVLNKPIKIAASDQTPALGAAIYAAVAAGIYPNVIEASQKIGSDFDGEYFPQLDKVAAYHKLLLAYDQLSAFEDPTIKTSQHEFSL; encoded by the coding sequence ATGAAAAAATATGTAATAGGATTAGACTACGGAACAGATTCTGTTCGCGCGGTGCTGATTGATACTGAAAATGGACAGGAGTTAGCATCAAATGTTTCTCATTACAAAAGATGGAAAAACAAACAATATTGTGACGCATCGATAAATCAATTTCGCCAGCATCCATTAGACCATATTGAAGGTCTGGAAAGCACGATTCAGAATGTTATAAAAGAAAGTAAAGTTGATGCTTCGCAAGTACGCGGAATTTGTATTGATACAACTGGATCTTCTCCGGTTCCGGTTACGAAAGACGGAATTCCGTTAGCATTAACAAAAGGTTTTGAAGAAAACCCGAATGCGATGATGGTGCTTTGGAAAGATCATACTGCAATAAACGAAGCAAACGAAATCAACGAACTGGCAGTTAGCTGGGGCGGAGAAAACGTAACGAAATATGTAGGGGGAATTTATTCATCGGAATGGTTTTGGGCAAAAATCCTGCACATTGCCAGAGAAGATGAAGCCGTTAGAAATGCAGCTCATACGTGGATGGAGCATTGCGATTTAATGACCTATTTATTGATTGAAGATAAAGATTTAAAATCATTTAAAAGAAGCCGTTGCGCTGCGGGACACAAAGCAATGTGGCACGAAGACTGGAATGGTTTGCCTCCAACAGAATTTTTAGAAAAACTACACCCGTATTTGGCAACGCTTCGCGGAAATTTATATGACGAAACGTATACATCTGATTTAGTTGCCGGAAAATTAAGCCAGGAATGGGCAGATCGTTTAGGACTTTCGACAGAAACAGTTGTAGCTGTAGGAACTTTCGACGCACATTCTGGAGCCGTTGGAGCAAAAATTGGAGAAAACACTTTGGTTCGCGTTATGGGAACTTCAACCTGCGATATTTTGGTGGGTTCTTATGATGAAGTAGGAACGAAAACTATTCGTGGAATTTGCGGACAAGTGGACGGATCTGTAATTCCGGGTTATATTGGTTTAGAAGCCGGACAATCTGCTTTTGGAGATTTATTGGCTTGGTACAAAGAATTATTGCTTTGGCCAACAGATCATTTATTGACTTCTTCAACTGTTTTAAATGACGCTCAAAAAGAACAATTAAGAGAAGAATTCAGCGATAAATTAATTGTTGAATTAACGAAAGAGGCCGAGAAAATTCCAGTTTCAGATAGTCTTCCAATTGCTTTAGACTGGATTAACGGGCGTAGAACTCCGGATGCCAATCAGGAATTAAAAAGCGCGATTTCGAATTTATCATTAGGAACAAAAGCGCCGCATATTTTTAAAGCTTTGGTAAATGCTATTTGCTTTGGAGCGAAAAAAATCGTCGATCGTTTTGAAGAAGAAGGCGTAAAAATTGACAGCGTTATCGGAATTGGCGGCGTTGCTCGTAAATCTCCTTTTATCATGCAGACTTTGGCAAACGTATTAAACAAGCCAATTAAAATTGCAGCCTCAGACCAAACTCCTGCTTTGGGAGCGGCAATTTATGCAGCAGTTGCAGCCGGAATTTATCCAAACGTAATTGAAGCAAGTCAAAAAATAGGAAGTGATTTTGATGGAGAATATTTCCCTCAATTAGACAAAGTAGCAGCATATCACAAATTGTTGTTGGCGTACGATCAATTAAGTGCTTTTGAAGATCCAACTATAAAAACATCACAACATGAGTTCTCTTTATAA
- a CDS encoding L-ribulose-5-phosphate 4-epimerase yields the protein MSSLYKDLKQECYEANMQLNALNLVVYTFGNVSAVDRKNGVFAIKPSGVPYEDLKPEDIVIVDFDNNIIEGTMRPSSDTKTHAYLYKNWPNIGGVAHTHATYSVAWAQSQHDIPIFGTTHADHLTADIPCAPPMADALIEGNYEHNTGIQILDCFKEKNLSYEEVEMVLIGNHGPFAWGKNAAKAVYNSKVLEVVAEMAYLTLQINPNAPRLKDSLINKHYNRKHGKDSYYGQ from the coding sequence ATGAGTTCTCTTTATAAAGATTTAAAACAGGAATGTTACGAAGCCAACATGCAGTTAAACGCATTGAATTTGGTTGTATATACTTTTGGAAATGTGAGTGCGGTTGATAGAAAAAATGGTGTTTTTGCTATTAAACCAAGCGGTGTTCCGTATGAAGATTTAAAACCGGAAGATATTGTTATCGTAGATTTTGACAATAATATTATTGAAGGAACAATGCGTCCGTCATCAGACACAAAAACGCATGCTTATTTGTATAAAAACTGGCCAAATATTGGAGGCGTTGCACATACTCACGCCACATATTCGGTTGCCTGGGCGCAATCACAGCATGATATTCCAATTTTTGGAACTACGCATGCCGACCATTTAACGGCTGATATTCCGTGTGCTCCACCAATGGCAGATGCACTTATAGAAGGAAACTACGAACACAATACCGGAATTCAGATTTTGGATTGCTTCAAAGAAAAAAATCTTTCATACGAAGAAGTAGAAATGGTTCTAATTGGAAATCACGGTCCATTTGCATGGGGAAAAAATGCAGCAAAAGCCGTTTATAACAGTAAAGTTCTTGAAGTCGTTGCCGAAATGGCGTATCTGACTTTGCAAATAAACCCAAACGCACCAAGATTAAAAGATTCTTTAATAAATAAACATTACAATCGTAAACACGGAAAAGACTCGTATTACGGACAATAA